Proteins from a genomic interval of Amycolatopsis sp. cg13:
- a CDS encoding PH domain-containing protein — protein MAYPDDLLSQNERVVVHSHPHFKMLIFPFLAFVITVGAAVWLLIVAKDFAGPWNNVTMIAVAAVALILVVWLFLAPLVRWRTTHFIVTTDRLIAREGVLKRTGIDIPLSRINSVQFEHGLMDRIFGCGTLIIESASDEPLRFDDIPHVEHVHTVIYREVNDNPYDDYHGAPGPQDTEPLPPRGREPRGRRR, from the coding sequence GTGGCCTATCCGGACGATTTGCTCAGCCAGAACGAGCGCGTGGTGGTGCACAGCCACCCGCACTTCAAGATGCTGATCTTCCCGTTCCTGGCGTTCGTGATCACCGTCGGCGCGGCGGTGTGGCTGCTCATTGTCGCCAAGGACTTCGCCGGGCCGTGGAACAACGTCACGATGATCGCGGTCGCCGCGGTGGCGCTGATCCTCGTGGTGTGGCTGTTCCTCGCGCCGCTGGTCCGCTGGCGCACGACGCACTTCATCGTGACGACCGACCGGCTGATCGCGCGCGAGGGCGTGCTCAAGCGCACCGGCATCGACATCCCGCTGTCGCGGATCAACAGCGTGCAGTTCGAGCACGGCCTGATGGACCGGATCTTCGGCTGCGGGACGCTCATCATCGAGTCGGCCTCGGACGAGCCGCTGCGCTTCGATGACATTCCCCACGTCGAGCACGTGCATACGGTCATTTACCGCGAAGTCAACGACAATCCCTACGACGACTACCACGGCGCGCCCGGTCCGCAGGACACCGAACCTCTGCCCCCGCGCGGCCGGGAACCGCGCGGAAGGAGACGCTGA
- a CDS encoding hydroxymethylglutaryl-CoA lyase, with the protein MGAREVGLPERVPAGGLPPRVEIWEVGARDGLQNEGSVVPVEVKLEFLDRLAGAGLTTLEATSFVHPKWVPQLADAEQLLAGLDRRDGVRYPVLVPNDRGLNRALDAGVDHIAIFASATETFAQRNLNSTFDDQFAMFEPVVTRARKEGLEVRGYLSMCFGDPWEGVVATEQVVRAGKRLLDFGCSQLSLGDTIGVATTNQVTRLIEAFGDTSALAVHFHDTYGQALANTEAALRAGVSTVDSSAGGLGGCPYAESATGNLATEDLVWLLEGLGVEHGVDLGKLVETSVWMAGQLGRPSPSRVVNALAG; encoded by the coding sequence GTGGGTGCTCGAGAGGTCGGCCTGCCGGAACGGGTCCCCGCGGGCGGATTGCCGCCGCGGGTCGAGATCTGGGAGGTCGGGGCGCGCGACGGGCTGCAGAACGAGGGCTCGGTCGTGCCGGTCGAGGTCAAGCTCGAATTCCTGGACCGGCTCGCCGGCGCCGGGCTGACCACTCTCGAGGCGACCAGCTTCGTGCACCCGAAGTGGGTGCCGCAGCTCGCCGACGCCGAACAGCTGCTCGCCGGGCTCGACCGCCGCGACGGCGTCCGCTACCCGGTGCTGGTGCCGAACGACCGCGGCCTCAACCGCGCGCTCGACGCGGGCGTCGACCACATCGCGATCTTCGCCAGCGCCACCGAGACCTTCGCCCAGCGCAACCTGAATTCGACGTTCGACGACCAGTTCGCCATGTTCGAACCGGTGGTCACACGGGCCCGCAAGGAGGGCCTCGAGGTCCGCGGCTACCTCTCGATGTGCTTCGGCGACCCGTGGGAAGGCGTGGTCGCGACGGAGCAGGTCGTGCGCGCGGGCAAGCGGCTGCTCGACTTCGGCTGCTCGCAGCTCTCGCTCGGCGACACCATCGGCGTCGCCACCACGAACCAGGTCACCCGGCTGATCGAGGCGTTCGGGGACACCTCGGCGCTTGCCGTGCACTTCCACGACACTTACGGCCAGGCGCTGGCCAACACCGAGGCCGCGCTGCGCGCCGGAGTGTCCACTGTGGACTCCTCGGCCGGCGGCCTCGGCGGCTGCCCGTACGCCGAGTCGGCGACCGGCAACCTGGCGACCGAGGATCTGGTCTGGCTGCTGGAAGGGCTGGGCGTGGAGCACGGCGTCGACCTCGGCAAGCTGGTGGAGACCAGCGTGTGGATGGCCGGGCAGCTGGGCCGTCCGTCGCCGTCGCGGGTTGTGAACGCGCTTGCCGGATAG
- a CDS encoding GNAT family N-acetyltransferase, producing MPDSTPEFVPLGAETWPLFERLFGPGGVQGGCWCSFFRLSGPDYKAAGREGRKEHVRSEAQDGKPLGLLGIIDGEPLGWVAVSPRKDNPRLARSRVMASDEPGAVWSVTCFYIHRRGRRRGLATALLRAAVDYAAEQGAESVEGYPVSDVKRSAADLYHGTTGMFTDAGFELVEERGPARALVRRRIPVAR from the coding sequence TTGCCGGATAGCACTCCCGAGTTCGTCCCGCTCGGGGCGGAGACGTGGCCGTTGTTCGAACGGCTCTTCGGCCCGGGCGGGGTGCAGGGCGGCTGCTGGTGCTCGTTCTTCCGGCTCAGCGGTCCGGACTACAAGGCCGCCGGTCGCGAGGGCCGCAAGGAACATGTCCGTAGCGAGGCTCAGGACGGGAAACCGTTGGGGCTGCTCGGAATCATCGACGGCGAACCGCTGGGCTGGGTGGCCGTGTCGCCGCGGAAGGACAATCCGCGGCTGGCGCGGTCGCGCGTGATGGCGTCGGACGAACCGGGCGCGGTCTGGTCGGTGACCTGCTTTTACATCCACCGGCGCGGCCGTCGGCGCGGGCTGGCGACGGCGTTGCTGCGGGCCGCCGTCGACTACGCCGCCGAACAAGGGGCGGAAAGCGTCGAGGGATATCCGGTGTCGGACGTGAAGCGGTCCGCCGCCGACCTCTACCACGGCACGACCGGCATGTTCACCGACGCGGGATTCGAGTTGGTCGAGGAGCGCGGCCCGGCCCGCGCGTTGGTGCGGCGGCGCATCCCCGTCGCCCGATAA